The proteins below are encoded in one region of Alosa sapidissima isolate fAloSap1 chromosome 24, fAloSap1.pri, whole genome shotgun sequence:
- the pdk2a gene encoding pyruvate dehydrogenase (acetyl-transferring) kinase isozyme 2, mitochondrial, which translates to MKFVRFVMKNAALANVPKHIEHFSKFSPSPISMKQFIDFGSSNACEKTSFVFLRQELPVRLSNIMKEINLLPDRLLTTPSVQIVQSWYIQSLMDILDFLEKSPDDHSVLAEFVTTLVNIRNRHNDVVPTMAQGVIEYKEAFGEDPVTSQNIQYFLDRLYMSRISIRMLINQHTLVFDGEMKPVHASAIGSIDPHCNVTEIVRDAYENAKGLCEQYYLISPDLLLNELNTKSRGQPINMVYVPSHLYHMLFELFKNAMRATIENHSNSTLPPVEVMVAIGGEDLSIKVSDRGGGVPFRKMEKLFSYMYSTAPAPQIGQHDRPPLAGFGYGLPISRLYAQYFQGDLQLYSMEGHGTDAIIHLKALSTDSVERLPVYNKTAKRNYKVSQMADDWCVPTREPLDLAVFRLSK; encoded by the exons ATGAAGTTCGTTAGATTCGTCATGAAGAATGCAGCTTTGGCAAATGTGCCTAAACACATTGAACATTTCTCAAAATTTTCGCCATCTCCAATTTCAATGAAACAGTTCATCGACTTTG GTTCTTCTAATGCATGTGAGAAAACATCGTTCGTATTCCTTAGGCAGGAGTTGCCCGTGCGGCTCTCCAACATCATGAAAGAAATCAATCTTCTTCCCGACCGGTTGCTTACGACCCCGTCAGTGCAAATTGTCCAAAGTTG GTATATTCAAAGCTTGATGGATATTTTAGACTTCCTGGAAAAGTCGCCAGATGACCACAgtgttttggcaga GTTTGTGACCACACTGGTGAATATCAGGAACAGGCACAATGATGTTGTGCCCACCATGGCTCAAGGTGTCATCGAGTACAAGGAAGCCTTCGGTGAGGATCCAGTCACCAGCCAGAATATCCAGTATTTCCTGGACCGCCTGTACATGAGCCGAATATCCATCAGAATGCTCATCAACCAGCACA CTCTTGTCTTTGATGGAGAAATGAAACCAGTTCACGCTAGTGCAATAGGGAGTATTGACCCTCACTGCAATGTGACCGAGATTGTCAGAG ACGCTTATGAAAATGCCAAGGGGCTGTGTGAACAGTATTACCTCATCTCACCTGATCTGCTCTTGAATGAACTGAACA CTAAAAGCAGGGGGCAGCCCATCAATATGGTCTATGTGCCTTCCCATCTCTATCATATGCTTTTTGAGCTGTTCAAG AATGCTATGAGGGCCACCATTGAAAATCACAGTAACAGCACCCTACCACCTGTTGAAGTCATGGTGGCAATAGGAGGGGAAGACTTGTCTATTAAG GTGAGCGACAGGGGTGGTGGAGTCCCCTTCAGGAAGATGGAGAAACTCTTCAGCTACATGTATTCCACTGCTCCCGCTCCACAGATTGGCCAACACGACCGGCCTCCTCTG GCTGGCTTTGGCTACGGTCTGCCCATCTCCCGCCTCTATGCCCAGTACTTCCAGGGAGACCTCCAGCTGTACTCAATGGAGGGTCATGGGACTGATGCCATCATTCACCTGAAG GCTTTGTCCACTGACTCTGTGGAGAGACTGCCCGTGTACAACAAGACGGCCAAGCGCAACTACAAAGTCAGCCAAATGGCCGACGACTGGTGTGTTCCCACCAGAGAGCCTCTGGACCTGGCTGTGTTTCGGCTGTCTAAATGA